From the genome of Glycine soja cultivar W05 chromosome 14, ASM419377v2, whole genome shotgun sequence:
GACTGCACAAAGCACAGAATGTTAGAACCAAAAGAATGACGATCTCAATGAAAAATCGTGCTCCATTGTTCAGCCTCCCAGTAGAGGAGATCTGAAATAaccattataaaataataatataacctCATCTCTAAGCCTTTGTCACCATTATTGCCAAACAAGCTTATTAACATTCAGTGAAGGATGCGTCAAATCCCAAGATTCTTGAAGTGTCCCCACCTCTCCGTTTCTTTGATCAACTTGAGGCCTTTACCTCTATATAAACCACTCTTAATGCTCATTTCCTTTCATCTAAAGCTTTTAGTTTTCTATATCACTCTCAACTCTGCTTCTTTTCAATCAGTTACATTTTCTTTGGTATTCCAATGGCCACTGTTGAGGTAACTCTACTAAAATACTTGCTACTCTACTCTAACTCACATGGTTGCTCAGTTCAGAACCCGCAAATAAATtcccttatgttaattttaatttggaatcaatttcttttattttcagtttgATCTCAACCATATCCTTgcttcgttttttttttaattttttttatcatcatacCCTTGCTTCTCTGTTATCTTAGACAGGAAGTTATTCATTTCTTTAGCTTCAATACTccaactgtcattttttttcctgaaattcttgtcacctaattaattaaattcagtaaAATGACAGCAGGCACTTGGCAtcttatcaatatatatatagctttGTCAAAAAGAGTTCGTATACTTGTTTTCCTCAGAAAATTGTATAGAAAAGTACAAAGTAGCTGAATGCAAATTTCAATTAGTTTGTCATCAGACACAGAAGCCACACGAATTATATGCCTTTTCCATCAGTCATATTTGTTCGAGTATTAAAAGACGTATTAAATCTATATTAATCTGACAGCTTTGAAATTTTAtccttatataatatatattgctACAACTATGAGAAGTGATACATTAACCAATAGTTACAAAGTAAAGAAGAGTAAGAAGTGTTTAAATTAAACCGCATGTCCACCACCTTATTAAGTTTTTATCTCAGCAGAGTTCTAGTTGGAAttctaataaacaaaatatgaattttcATCCGAATATGTCTTTGTCTGTTGGAATACGAAATTGTAGGTTGTGTCAGCAAAGGTTTCCCTCCCAGAGGACACAAAAGAGGCATCATTGAAGGCTGATGAGAAGAAGAACACAGAAGAAGTTGTTGAGACTCCAACACCAACACCAGAAAATGTCGTCACTGAGCAAACAAAGGAGGAAAGTACTGAGGCCCCACAACCTGCAGCTTCAGAAGACAAGCCCTCGGTTGAAGTTGTGTCTGGAACTGTCACAGAAGAGCCAACAGTTGAGAAGACAGAAGAGGAAACTTTGAAGCAAGA
Proteins encoded in this window:
- the LOC114384289 gene encoding putative uncharacterized protein DDB_G0290521 translates to MATVEVVSAKVSLPEDTKEASLKADEKKNTEEVVETPTPTPENVVTEQTKEESTEAPQPAASEDKPSVEVVSGTVTEEPTVEKTEEETLKQEAPEETKENDDPTEVKTPEAAEAVTETQKETEAEAKEEANTEAPAEKSEEEKEGPAEKKDEEVIAEAEAEAEKSEEVTVTDTEAPTEKTE